The following proteins are encoded in a genomic region of Ostrea edulis chromosome 7, xbOstEdul1.1, whole genome shotgun sequence:
- the LOC125655899 gene encoding glutathione S-transferase 1-like — protein sequence MSEYKLTYFDIRGRAEISRLVFAAADVPYTDERVNRENWPALKAKTPQGQLPILTIDGANTLPQSLAIARYLAREFGLSGKTNLEHAQCDVIVQTTEDLRSEWVKVFREQDETKRAELQKKLIEEIVPKFWTIFQVTLTSNPTGYMVGDRLTIADLAVYDVMEIHTRDYPDLIKGFPALLTHRQMVADTPNIKKYLEKRAVTLY from the exons ATGTCGGAATATAAGTTGACGTATTTTGACATTCGTGGACGGGCAGAAATTTCCCGGCTTGTGTTCGCCGCCGCTGATGTACCTTATACGGACGAAAGAGTAAACCGTGAGAACTGGCCGGCACTGAAAGCAA AAACACCCCAGGGGCAGCTACCAATTCTGACCATAGATGGCGCTAATACATTACCTCAAAGTTTAGCCATTGCACGGTATTTGGCCCGAGAATTCG GTCTTAGCGGAAAAACAAATTTAGAGCATGCGCAATGCGATGTTATCGTGCAGACGACGGAAGATTTGCGGTCAGAGTGGGTCAAGGTTTTCAGAGAGCAGGACGAGACGAAGAGG GCTGAACTACAGAAGAAATTAATAGAAGAGATTGTTCCTAAGTTCTGGACAATTTTTCAAGTAACACTTACCTCCAACCCCACTGGATACATGGTGGGAGACAGA TTAACAATCGCCGATCTTGCTGTATATGACGTCATGGAAATTCATACTCGGGATTATCCAGATCTCATTAAAGGTTTTCCCGCGCTTctgacacacagacagatggTAGCGGACACACCGAACATTAAGAAATATCTAGAGAAGAGAGCTGTCACTCTGTATTAG